From one Dermatophagoides farinae isolate YC_2012a chromosome 5, ASM2471394v1, whole genome shotgun sequence genomic stretch:
- the LOC124493752 gene encoding uncharacterized protein LOC124493752 isoform X3 produces the protein MISSTDLNSNVNINDDDKFEKISNKTTTTTTTRTLPIISTCRSISPLSCTSSSSSSSNVIEISLTDDASKCHNNNDENNKSIVNDNDDKQEIVENDNNEQIIINNKNQQNNHKENNIQKINEQTYQLDDDHHYNNNEDNDCIDETLLPPLNDDDLIELQKEIAAHKEQQQRPLPGTRRHRRKNRFNINSLIIETQLRRSMTEHYLSSSSSSSASSSSSSSSLETNQTMITTKNSSLPLTTTLTSTQTTTTTTTTTNTTTTTASSSNVSTSITAATIEKILESTLPSISIIQEATTKVSAVTLKHLLKKAPTVKRGRGRPRKYQPPKLSSSIIQQQQQQSSSSITIDDSMGDSISLNSNKSTNDASGDEDNNNGSKNIVEHSSNDNDDVNTTIIVDQQQQQNSNDNNEQTSSSKETETTTLMTINNNETLPPTSLEQQQQSLNEPQTVRRRQRKQQICLRKSPPSSPIHLEEEEEEKKQSEINLNDEKIDNIDSNENDTNIVKIMKRARKKSMKNNNEHDGISLLQKTSDNNKNKTRYVKQNLKNNSRNHQSIVVTANQKPMSIDNKRNGQWQRLTPVSQLLLDQMPNSDSSSDSDTQHQSSSNEETTVMKKQLQQTNKEPPPSSSTTATMVVDSMNKSSTNNQQTSKKEKQLPIQNRYRKRLARLKKRAESLAATNMVVSNHSPSSSSNVINTDDNNSDSEMINLNDKNDECDKIIPEIPSSSHDVLTPVKTKRLKKSKNLLPSSSLAMNTNDDHQSVDEIIEFVVDKYCQNNHRRKQQQNDDDNVVNKNVLNHMINKKTKSLKTSISDGSTKSLLLEINDDSSDDDGDYEPVKVKKIKSKKMIMKTKNKQKLKKKKSIEKSSEHSKREDLEMNRTVNLFSDSMRRKLSLKNNGHIQQQQQPNSESLNLLNERRIIGPIIRIIRDKLLNNKMNDNGKKSKKSKCKHSDPIEDDDLYTRILLDSRLQYHLINKIDELPSTTANQTMNNQLMNASAATNATSSVSSYLRSSAGRLRKLKQNLIDAQTEDRVDDWCCIFCQQRPNVNNLGYLYGPYYFDDDFGIMINNNGDRRTIFNAKIEIWFHEQCYLWTNIPMATPYRPINSHSLTIINEALKSCCYYCNQIGATIACLMNQCDRHYHHNHFYRHHRMDQYYFQNMAIVPMLLHYPCAIELNYQFDDNNFTVYCPDHQQR, from the exons atg ATATCTTCTACGGATTTAAATTCCAATGTAAACattaatgacgatgataaatttgaaaaaatttcaaataaaacaacaacaacgacaacgacaaggACATTACCTATAATATCTACTTGTAGATCTATATCACCATTATCTTGtacatcctcatcatcatcttcatcaaatGTGATTGAAATATCATTAACAGATGATGCCTCAAAatgtcataataataatgatgagaataataaatcaattgtcaatgataatgatgataaacaagaaattgtagaaaatgataataatgaacaaataataataaataataagaatCAACAGAATAATCACAAGGAAaataatatacaaaaaattaatgaacaGACTTAtcaattggatgatgatcatcattataataataacgaggATAATGATTGTATAGATGAAACATTATTACCGccattaaatgatgatgatttaattgaattacaAAAAGAAATAGCTGCCCataaagaacaacaacaacgtccATTACCTGGTACAAGAAGACACCGACGTAAAAATCGTTTTaatataaattcattaataattgaaacaCAATTACGTCGATCGATGACAGAACattatttgtcatcatcatcatcatcatcggcatcatcgtcctcatcatcatcatcgttggaaacaaatcaaacgatgataacaacgaaaaattccTCATTACCATTAACTACAACATTAACATCGActcaaacaacaactacaacaacaaccacgacaaacaccacaacaacaaccgcaTCATCCTCAAATGTATCAACATCAATTACAGCTGcaacaatagaaaaaattcttgaatctACTTTACCATCGATATCGATAATACAAGAAGCGACAACAAAAGTATCGGCTGTTACACTTAaacatttattgaaaaaagcaCCAACAGTAAAACGTGGTCGAGGTAGACCACGTAAATATCAGCCaccaaaattatcatcctcgattattcaacaacaacagcaacaatctTCTAGCTCTataacaattgatgattcgatGGGTGATTCAATTAGTTTAAATTCCAACAAAAGCACAAATGATGCTTCTGGTgatgaagataataataatggttcgaaaaatattgttgaacattcatctaatgataatgatgatgtaaatacAACGATAAttgttgatcaacaacaacaacaaaatagtaatgacaataatgaacaaacatcatcatcaaaagaaacagaaacaacaacattaatgacaatcaataataatgaaacacTGCCACCAACATCActagaacaacaacaacaatcattaaatGAACCACAGACTGTTCGTAGAAGACAAAGAAAACAACAGATTTGCTTACGaaaatcaccaccatcatcacctaTACATttggaagaagaagaagaagaaaaaaaacaatctgaaataaatctaaatgatgaaaaaatcgataatattgattcgaatgaaaatgatactAATATTGTGAAGATAATGAAAAGAGCACGTAAAAAAtctatgaaaaataataatgaacatgaTGGCATAAGTTTATTACAGAAAACatctgataataataaaaataaaactcgATATgttaaacaaaatttgaaaaataattcacgAAATCATCAATCTATTGTGGTAACAGCAAATCAGAAACCAATGtccattgataataaacgTAATGGACAATGGCAACGATTAACACCTGtatcacaattattattagatcaGATGCCCAATTCGGATTCATCGTCCGATTCTGACACAcaacatcaatcatcatctaatgaAGAAACTAcggtaatgaaaaaacaattacaacaaacaaataaagaaccaccaccatcatcatcgacgacGGCGACGATGGTGGTAGATTCgatgaataaatcatcaacaaataatcaacagacatcaaaaaaagaaaaacaattaccAATACAGAATCGTTATCGTAAACGATTAGCTCGGCTAAAGAAACGTGCTGAATCATTAGCTGCTACAAATATGGTGGTGTCGAatcattcaccatcatcatcatcaaatgttatCAATACAGATGACAATAACAGTGATTcagaaatgataaatttaaatgataaaaatgatgaatgtgataAAATAATTCCTGAAATACCATCATCGTCTCATGATGTATTGACACcagtcaaaacaaaacggttgaaaaaatctaaaaatctgttgccatcgtcatcattagcaatgaatacaaatgatgatcatcaatctgttgatgaaattattgaatttgttgtagATAAATATTGtcaaaacaatcatcgacgaaaacaacaacagaatgatgatgataatgttgtcaATAAAAATGTGCTCAATCATATGATTAATAAGAAAAcgaaatcattgaaaacatcAATTTCCGATGGCAGCACCAAGAGTTTACTActtgaaatcaatgatgatagtagcgacgatgatggtgattatgaACCTGTAAaagttaaaaaaattaaatcaaagaaaatgataatgaaaacgaaaaataaacaaaaattgaaaaagaaaaaatccatagAAAAATCATCCGAACATTCTAAACGTGAAGATTTGGAAATGAATCGTACTGTTAATCTATTTAGTGATTCAATGCGacgaaaattatcattaaaaaataatggtcacattcaacagcagcagcaaccaAATTcagaatcattgaatttgctCAACGAGAGACGAATAATTGGTCCAATCATACGAATTATTCGcgataaattattgaataacaaaatgaacgataatggtaaaaaatcgaaaaaatcaaaatgtaaaCATTCTGATCCtattgaagatgatgatctttataCAAGAATTTTGTTGGATAGTCGATTACAatatcatttgatcaataagATTGATGAATTACCCAGTACGACTGCGaatcaaacaatgaataatcaattgatgaatgcATCAGCGGCAACAAATGCCACATCATCCGTATCATCATATCTTCGATCATCAGCTGGACGTTTACgtaaattaaaacaaaatctaaTCGATGCTCAAACTGAAGATCGTGTGGATGATTGGTGTTGTATATTTTGTCAACAACGGCCAAACGTTAATAATCTTGGCTATCTTTATGGGccttattattttgatgatgattttggcataatgataaataataatggtgaccGCCGAACTATCTTCAACG cgaaaattgaaatatggTTTCATGAACAATGTTATCTATGGACCAATATACCGATGGCAACACCATATCGGCCAATAAATAGCCATTCATTAACAATTATAAATGAAGCATTAAAATCGTGctgttattattgtaatcAAATTGGTGCAACCATTGCTTGtttaatgaatcaatgtgatcgtcattatcatcataatcatttttatcgtcatcatcgtatggatcaatattattttcaaaatatggCCATCGTACCAATGTTATTACACTATCCATGTGCtatcgaattgaattatcaatttgatgataataatttcaccGTCTATTGTCcggatcatcaacaacgatga